A DNA window from Marinobacter alexandrii contains the following coding sequences:
- a CDS encoding thiamine-binding protein, with product MTEKDIHLAIQVVPLTRDNDVYDKIDAAINVIRKSGVKYVITPMETVMQGSYNKLKRVSEEAQQALVDAGCGEFLVNIKMHIRIDNDVTMEEKRLDR from the coding sequence ATGACTGAAAAAGACATTCACCTCGCAATTCAAGTTGTTCCATTAACTCGTGATAATGACGTCTATGACAAAATAGATGCTGCAATAAACGTTATTCGAAAATCTGGAGTTAAGTATGTTATTACTCCAATGGAGACGGTCATGCAAGGTTCTTATAACAAGCTAAAGAGAGTCTCTGAAGAAGCACAACAAGCGCTGGTAGATGCAGGGTGTGGCGAATTTCTTGTGAATATTAAAATGCATATCCGTATTGACAATGATGTAACGATGGAAGAAAAAAGACTCGACAGGTAA